A single Aspergillus puulaauensis MK2 DNA, chromosome 7, nearly complete sequence DNA region contains:
- a CDS encoding uncharacterized protein (COG:S;~EggNog:ENOG410PQBF;~TransMembrane:2 (i431-450o462-480i)) yields the protein MVKNWLSNEDCSQEVSQAVLRFITLEILSLTHTCCRENKDFVLEGFTTKNAAEIHGERWLFEDFEVLMSILKEESKQSDVLFCEFIQGDWSIWMREYLQSIHKLPFKGSLYAALAPVVYQGMESLYKTTLDTEMLANHTDYSDTLIAMLTEDHSDMDVITHEPVPNGYKRFQWTCSHCGRVFTETVRELTANAAEDWVRQLNQAQGAPCSTRGKVFDHLSQIFNGLFESCRHNLSQITQRASPQQTLPTLDQGTDPDSNSRPDKKYLLISVSSGGLEERLIHVEIEPAATDEQLYTALCEAYNSARGFWKWANPRTLSRIEWKQFHIYHSDRIALSTKAEEDWPQCGRSACKTGCSRADDYEYSPRPATTDPPIPQNALNHFLQYPAHAGFKAFQRNIIPKRDNHLILGPDEFLREGWCLVFKETLSWRKVVAIQGANAAGSLAFALVWAKRHGDWSISDAFAPGCWMLAVGTIILTLIYDPGR from the exons ATGGTCAAGAATTGGCTGAGCAATGAAGACTGTTCACAGGAGGTCTCACAAGCGGTCCTCAGATTTATTACCCTCGAGATCCTTTCACTCACACATACATGCTGTCGTGAGAATAAAGATTTCGTTTTGGAAGGTTTTACTACCAAGAATGCAGCAGAGATCCATGGAGAACGCTGGCTCTTTGAGGATTTTGAGGTCCTGATGTCGATCCTCAAAGAGGAATCCAAGCAGTCAGACGTTCTGTTCTGCGAGTTCATTCAGGGTGACTGGAGTATTTGGATGCGTGAATACCTGCAATCAATTCATAAACTCCCCTTTAAGGGTTCACTCTACGCTGCACTAGCACCAGTCGTGTACCAGGGGATGGAATCTCTATATAAGACCACTCTAGACACTGAGATGCTGGCAAACCATACAGACTACTCCGACACGTTAATTGCAATGCTCACAGAAGATCATTCGGATATGGACGTCATCACTCATGAACCAGTCCCCAATGGCTACAAGCGATTCCAGTGGACATGT TCGCATTGCGGGCGTGTGTTTACGGAAACTGTTCGCGAGCTTACGGCCAATGCAGCAGAAGACTGGGTGCGCCAGCTCAACCAAGCACAGGGCGCACCTTGCTCAACTAGGGGCAAAGTGTTCGACCATTTGTCCCAGATCTTTAATGGCTTATTCGAGAGCTGCCGCCATAACCTGAGTCAAATCACCCAAAGGGCATCGCCACAACAAACACTCCCTACCCTTGACCAAGGCACCGACCCAGATTCCAATAGCCGGCCGGATAAGAAATACCTCTTGATATCTGTATCTTCAGGAGGGCTGGAAGAGAGACTCATCCATGTTGAGATTGAACCTGCGGCAACAGATGAACAGCTCTATACCGCCCTCTGTGAAGCGTACAACAGCGCTCGAGGGTTCTGGAAATGGGCAAACCCCCGTACCCTCTCACGTATTGAATGGAAACAG TTCCACATCTACCACAGCGACAGAATAGCCCTCAGCACCAAGGCAGAGGAAGACTGGCCACAGTGCGGCCGCTCGGCTTGCAAGACCGGTTGTAGTAGGGCTGACGACTATGAATACTCTCCTCGCCCGGCAACAACCGATCCACCAATTCCACAAAACGCATTGAACCATTTCCTCCAGTACCCGGCGCACGCAGGCTTCAAGGCTTTCCAACGCAATATCATACCAAAGCGTGACAACCATTTAATACTCGGCCCCGATGAGTTCCTGCGTGAAGGGTGGTGTTTAGTATTCAAAGAGACCCTTTCATGGCGCAAGGTTGTTGCTATACAGGGGGCCAATGCAGCGGGCTCCTTGGCCTTCGCGCTGGTGTGGGCTAAACGCCATGGTGATTGGAGTATTTCGGATGCTTTTGCCCCGGGCTGTTGGATGCTTGCTGTGGGTACTATTATTCTTACATTGATATATGACCCGGGGAGGTAA
- a CDS encoding DUF4246 domain-containing protein (COG:S;~EggNog:ENOG410PGN5;~InterPro:IPR025340;~PFAM:PF14033), whose product MSFRPGFEQVPRTQSTPFDLPGLTLPLSFKPQRDWHDLVYGNALDTDDIQDGYVGHLFVVRELTMMRIMETITDKPNWEEKIFNEEITAKWRKEIVYGENVTESMMDFVLAELRWKTDEYKKTGLIESYDPGVVKSDTAIPRDIQQRLQDLAKALEQEGPKDYHPNSDDKVVDLVHPSLFPLVYGQTNVLRDRFIGIDDCFRSVGLGEPIEVRDVPNAHWYNYPGYSNQFQWLPCEVKFDSNSECRIASYINNLHPAKHRDLYRVIEQVLTRTIPLWEQSLANKFDSNRIPYKEIEYLPSAEPEPEWTSDDEEDEDDYYDRHHEWRNARQPKHPDACTFKPPENHFRERPNLQANYADKGLQVIVKMANIELTPEKPNYDGGSWHIEGQLNERICATAIYYYDCENITDNTLSFRHRADDTFFEDFHRYEQGEFAFLRVFGFEPDAGIDGGEDHFTQDLGGVSCREGRLLTFPNTLQHCVSPFSLADPSKPGHRKILAFFLIDPTRRIISTANVPPQREDWCDEWMDAVQKALGHHRLPVELQDMIMRDVNYASMSMDAAKYYRLRLMEERSVKSTDANREFEQGGFNLCEH is encoded by the exons ATGAGCTTCAGACCCGGCTTCGAACAAGTGCCACGCACTCAATCCACGCCCTTTGACCTGCCTGGGCTTACCCTCCCCCTGAGCTTCAAGCCCCAA AGAGACTGGCACGATCTCGTATATGGAAATGCCTTGGACACTGATGACATTCAGGATGGCTATGTCGG CCATTTGTTCGTCGTCAGAGAGCTCACGATGATGCGGATCATGGAAACGATTACCGACAAGCCAAATTGGGAAGAAAAAATTTTCAATGAGGAGATTACTGCCAAGTGGAGAAAAGAGATTGTGTATGGCGAGAACGTCACTGAATCAATGATGGACTTTGTCCTTGCCGAGCTGCGGTGGAAAACTGACGAATATAAAAAGACGGGGCTCATAGAGTCGTATGATCCTGGTGTTGTCAAATCTGATACTGCAATTCCACGCGATATCCAGCAGAGACTTCAGGATCTGGCAAAGGCTCTTGAGCAGGAAGGCCCCAAGGACTATCACCCCAACTCTGACGACAAGGTTGTTGATCTGGTGCACCCGTCCCTCTTCCCCCTTGTCTATGGCCAGACAAACGTTCTCCGAGACAGGTTCATTGGGATTGATGACTGTTTCCGGAGCGTTGGCCTGGGAGAGCCCATAGAAGTGCGAGATGTTCCAAACGCCCATTGGTATAACTATCCGGGTTACAGTAACCAGTTCCAGTGGCTTCCATGCGAAGTCAAGTTTGACAGTAATAGCGAATGCCGAATCGCCTCGTACATCAACAATCTGCATCCGGCCAAACATCGTGACCTTTACCGCGTTATCGAACAGGTCCTCACGCGGACGATTCCGCTGTGGGAGCAGAGTCTGGCGAACAAGTTTGACTCGAACCGTATTCCATATAAGGAGATTGAGTATCTTCCCAGTGCCGAGCCAGAGCCCGAGTGGAcaagtgatgatgaagaagatgaggatgattaCTACGACCGGCATCACGAATGGCGCAATGCTCGACAGCCAAAGCATCCAGATGCGTGTACATTCAAACCCCCTGAAAATCATTTTCGGGAGAGGCCCAACTTGCAAGCCAACTACGCCGATAAAGGCCTGCAAGTCATAGTGAAGATGGCTAATATCGAGCTTACGCCGGAGAAGCCGAATTACGATGGTGGGAGCTGGCATATTGAGGGGCAGCTG AATGAACGAATCTGCGCCACAGCCATCTACTACTACGACTGCGAGAACATCACCGACAACACCCTCTCATTCCGCCACCGCGCAGACGACACTTTCTTTGAGGACTTTCACCGATACGAGCAGGGCGAGTTCGCCTTCCTGCGCGTATTTGGATTCGAGCCCGACGCTGGGATTGACGGAGGGGAGGACCATTTCACGCAAGACCTGGGCGGCGTATCATGCCGCGAAGGCAGGCTTCTGACATTCCCGAATACGCTCCAGCACTGCGTCTCGCCATTCTCGCTCGCGGACCCTTCTAAGCCTGGCCACCGCAAGATTTTGGCATTCTTCCTTATTGACCCCACTCGCCGCATAATCTCCACGGCTAATGTGCCCCCGCAGAGAGAGGATTGGTGTGACGAGTGGATGGATGCCGTGCAGAAGGCTCTGGGTCATCACCGACTGCCTGTTGAGCTTCAGGATATGATTATGAGGGATGTGAACTATGCCTCGATGTCTATGGATGCGGCGAAGTATTATCGACTCAGGCTTatggaggagaggagtgTTAAATCCACGGATGCAAATAGGGAGTTTGAGCAGGGTGGGTTTAATCTTTGCGAGCACTGA
- a CDS encoding PTD012 family protein (COG:S;~EggNog:ENOG410PN0U;~InterPro:IPR015021;~PFAM:PF08925;~go_component: GO:0005634 - nucleus [Evidence IEA]), whose translation MSVTITPGNPPPLSELAPVIERALSQNFTHASASVIQCPDLRKEPFGLAAPGLCGGPRIADVGGQPNLFPSPNFDAKFDLLSLARDMQMDPGEGFVLGAGAAPFQDIGHNAELAPNLAWREKADGSPDLNNADSLNVVNGTRVVEVLPGLESDDDEAIKCRPSPSTNCALMVNLFGSSGHTGPVLKVTARARTGIENFTNTIRAGLLEVYGDSRPVSLGGVFLLKSGRAKFHVMPDFPPAEELPFKDRKLLEQQWLRYQTCEAPVVCLTVFHSADPENLGLRMEHTHCFDLEGEEKGGHYHYDVEGKDVEYEAYLNVAESVYRIHRPA comes from the coding sequence ATGTCAGTCACAATAACCCCCGGAAACCCACCCCCATTATCAGAACTGGCACCCGTGATTGAACGCGCTCTCTCACAAAACTTCACCCACGCATCCGCCTCTGTCATCCAATGCCCCGACCTCCGCAAAGAGCCCTTCGGCCTCGCTGCCCCCGGTCTATGCGGTGGCCCCCGCATCGCCGATGTAGGCGGACAGCCGAATCTCTTCCCGAGTCCTAACTTCGATGCAAAATTTGATCTCTTGTCTCTGGCGCGCGATATGCAGATGGATCCCGGGGAAGGGTTTGTCCTTGGTGCGGGCGCGGCGCCGTTCCAGGATATCGGGCACAATGCAGAACTGGCCCCGAATTTGGCTtggagggagaaggcggaTGGGTCGCCGGATTTGAATAATGCGGATTCGTTGAATGTTGTGAATGGGacgagggttgttgaggttcTCCCGGGTTTAGAGTctgacgacgatgaggcgATCAAGTGCCGTCCGTCTCCGAGTACGAATTGTGCGCTTATGGTGAATTTGTTCGGTTCGAGTGGACACACTGGACCGGTTCTTAAAGTCACTGCGCGGGCTCGAACGGGGATAGAGAATTTCACAAACACGATTCGTGCTGGTCTCCTGGAAGTATATGGTGATTCCAGACCGGTTAGTCTGGGAGGAGTATTCTTGCTTAAGTCCGGGCGAGCAAAGTTCCACGTCATGCCTGATTTTCCACCGGCTGAGGAGCTGCCATTTAAGGATCGGAAACTGCTTGAGCAGCAGTGGTTGAGGTATCAGACTTGTGAGGCCCCGGTAGTCTGTTTGACGGTGTTTCACAGTGCAGACCCCGAGAACTTGGGGCTGAGGATGGAGCATACCCATTGCTTTGAtctggaaggagaggaaaaggGAGGACACTATCACTATGATGTTGAGGGCAAGGATGTGGAGTATGAGGCTTATCTGAATGTAGCTGAGAGTGTCTATAGGATTCATCGGCCGGCATAA
- a CDS encoding uncharacterized protein (COG:G;~EggNog:ENOG410PMR9;~InterPro:IPR005829,IPR005828,IPR003663,IPR036259, IPR020846;~PFAM:PF00083;~TransMembrane:12 (i116-134o160-181i193-210o216-238i250-269o281-302i373-393o413-430i437-455o467-485i506-525o537-556i);~go_component: GO:0016020 - membrane [Evidence IEA];~go_component: GO:0016021 - integral component of membrane [Evidence IEA];~go_function: GO:0022857 - transmembrane transporter activity [Evidence IEA];~go_process: GO:0055085 - transmembrane transport [Evidence IEA]) produces MSDEKINPQLKTEDSSPTHEEVTSATKPIHTEQGARRESVGVNIIQNPLRSLSVEQVVHDAHTFAEDHDLAEHAELFGRAALVARDPDRFENIEGLYGDEQDALEYERAHKWHGPWMLWYSIGLCAIGAATQGWDQTGSNGANLQFHDEFNIAGEGRDEWIVGVVNAVIFLTAGLVGAFIVDPLNHYFGRRGEIFITAIILTATPIGSGFTHSWQALFATRFIMGIGIGAKNATVPIFSAEMAPHRVRGALVMFWQLWVVAGIFLGLAANCIVMNTGDIAWRLQLGSAFIPSFLLGLGIWFCPESPRWLMKHGHYAKGYRSMARLRAHPIIAARDYYYSYVIYQEELKEARGAGYFQRMWDCFSVPRIRRANYGASTVMLAQQMCGINIISFYSSSIFRDAGYTETEALYASLGYGAVQVVFTIPTLFLIDTKGRRTLCLITFPLMCIFLLAGGLSLLKDTGSRGEQIGPVVLFVYLFTICYSLGEGPVAFQYSAEVFPTIQREQGMAWAVCINNTFAGVLSLTFPRMTTVMTPTGAFGFYAGLNLIAWGMIFCFVRETKQLTLEELDQVFSVPTKEFLSYETKVWLPYFIKRHIFRQSVPKPPPIIATTDKNEHSGLGKIVDRYVLRRRNVGAEA; encoded by the exons ATGAGTGACGAAAAGATCAATCCCCAGCTGAAGACTGAGGACTCCTCCCCTACCCATGAGGAGGTGACTTCGGCCACGAAGCCAATACACACTGAGCAGGGTGCTCGTCGCGAGTCTGTCGGTgtcaacatcatccagaaTCCTCTCCGG AGCCTATCAGTCGAACAAGTCGTGCACGATGCGCACACCTTCGCCGAGGACCACGACCTGGCCGAGCACGCCGAACTCTTTGGCCGCGCAGCCCTCGTTGCGCGAGACCCCGATAGGTTCGAGAACATCGAGGGTCTTTATGGCGACGAGCAGGATGCGCTCGAGTACGAGAGAGCCCACAAGTGGCACGGTCCCTGGATGCTTTGGTACTCCATCGGACTCTGTGCCATCGGCGCCGCGACACAGGGATGGGATCAGACCGGGTCCAACGGAGCGAACCTGCAGTTCCACGACGAATTCAATATTGCGGGCGAGGGCAGAGACGAATggattgttggtgttgtcaaCGCGGTGATCTTCTTGACTGCTGGTCTTGT CGGcgccttcatcgtcgaccCTCTCAACCATTACTTCGGTCGTCGCGGTGAGATCTTTATCACTgccatcatcctcactgCTACGCCCATTGGCTCCGGGTTCACACACTCCTGGCAGGCCTTGTTTGCTACGCGATTCATCATGggcatcggcatcggtgCAAAGAACGCCACGGTCCCGATCTTCTCTGCTGAGATGGCACCGCACCGTGTCCGCGGTGCCCTCGTCATGTTCTGGCAACTTTGGGTTGTGGCTG GTATCTTCCTGGGTCTCGCGGCCAACTGCATCGTCATGAACACCGGCGATATCGCCTGGCGTCTCCAGCTCGGCTCTGCATTCATTCCATCTTTCCTCCTCGGTCTGGGTATTTGGTTCTGCCCCGAGTCGCCTCGTTGGCTCATGAAGCACGGCCACTACGCAAAGGGATACCGCTCCATGGCGCGCCTGCGAGCCcaccccatcatcgccgccagagACTACTACTATTCGTACGTGATCTACCAGGAGGAACTCAAGGAGGCCCGTGGCGCAGGCTATTTCCAGCGTATGTGGGACTGCTTCTCCGTGCCTCGCATCAGACGCGCGAACTATGGTGCATCAACCGTCATGCTTGCTCAGCAGATGTGCGGTATCAACA TTATCTCCTTCTACAGTTCGAGTATCTTCAGAGACGCCGGATACACTGAGACCGAAGCTTTGTATGCCTCGCTTGGCTACGGTGCTGTCCAGGTCGTGTTCACCATCCCGACGCTGTTCCTCATCGACACCAAAGGCCGTCGGACGCTTTGCTTGATT ACCTTCCCCCTGATGTGCATCTTCCTGCTTGCCGGCGGACTGTCCCTTCTCAAGGATACAGGCAGCCGTGGCGAGCAGATCGGCCCCGTCGTCTTGTTCGTCTATCTGTTCACCATATGCTACTCGCTAGGCGAAGGACCGGTTGCATTCCAGTACTCCGCTGAGGTCTTCCCTACCATCCAGCGTGAGCAGGGCATGGCCTGGGCCGTCtgcatcaacaacaccttTG CCGGTGTGCTCAGCTTGACATTTCCCCGTATGACCACTGTCATGACCCCAACTGGCGCCT TCGGCTTCTACGCCGGCCTCAACCTCATCGCCTGGGGCATGATATTCTGTTTCGTGCGAGAAACCAAACAACTCACGCTAGAGGAGTTGGATC AGGTCTTCTCCGTCCCAACAAAGGAGTTCCTCAGCTACGAAACCAAAGTCTGGCTGCCCTACTTCATCAAGCGCCACATCTTCCGCCAGAGCGTCCCCAAGCCACCGCCCATCATCGCGACAACCGACAAAAACGAGCACTCCGGGCTCGGAAAGATTGTGGACCGGTATGTCCTGCGTCGCCGGAATGTCGGAGCGGAGGCTTGA
- a CDS encoding uncharacterized protein (CAZy:CE12;~COG:E;~EggNog:ENOG410PU74;~InterPro:IPR013830,IPR036514,IPR037459;~PFAM:PF13472;~SECRETED:SignalP(1-24);~go_function: GO:0016787 - hydrolase activity [Evidence IEA]) produces MKPTIPAALFTLLAFGTSSPLRRADNPPYLITIGDSTVASDGGWGDGFLSFVDSPADGANRGKSGSTTASWRANGRWEDLVENINETVDDYQTIVTMQFGHNDQKGLSLDEYGENLAGLCTDIQDLGATPIVITPLSRRNFDGDSVQEDFVEWRQKAIAAAKSAGAKWLDLTTASTDYINAIGADNAATYDLSDGDGTHINTAGQTVFGRLVADLLIEARPDVEDYLIPNEELSEKLSAGDYATGDE; encoded by the exons ATGAAGCCTACAATCCCTGCCGCCCTTTTCACGCTTCTCGCGTTTGGTACTTCAAGCCCACTACGCCGCGCCGACAACCCTCCGTACTTAATCACAATCGGGGACTCAACCGTCGCCTCAGACGGCGGCTGGGGCGACGGATTCCTCTCGTTTGTCGACTCTCCAGCAGACGGTGCAAACCGCGGCAAGAGCGGCAGCACTACTGCCTCCTGGCGTGCCAATGGGCGTTGGGAAGATCTGGTCGAGAACATCAACGAGACTGTTGACGACTACCAGACCATTGTGACTATGCAGTTCGGGCATAATGACCAGAAGGGATTGTCCCTTGACGAGTACGGCGAGAATCTTGCGGGTCTTTGCACTGATATCCAGGACCTCGGTGCTACTCCG ATTGTGATTACACCCCTTTCCCGGCGAAACTTTGACGGCGACAGCGTGCAAGAAGACTTTGTCGAGTGGCGACAAAAGGCCATCGCAGCAGCAAAGTCAGCCGGGGCCAAGTGGTTGGATTTAACCACGGCAAGCACCGACTATATCAACGCTATTGGAGCGGATAATGCTGCAACCTACGACTTGAGTGATGGTGACGGCACGCATATCAATACCGCAGGTCAGACTGTGTTTGGCCGTTTGGTTGCTGATCTATTGATCGAGGCGCGTCCTGACGTGGAGGACTATCTTATTCCGAATGAGGAGCTGAGTGAGAAGCTCTCTGCGGGAGATTATGCGACCGGGGATGAGTAG
- a CDS encoding glycoside hydrolase family 16 protein (CAZy:GH16;~COG:G;~EggNog:ENOG410PJB2;~InterPro:IPR000757,IPR013320,IPR017168;~PFAM:PF00722;~SECRETED:SignalP(1-21);~TransMembrane:1 (n8-16c21/22o434-453i);~go_component: GO:0005618 - cell wall [Evidence IEA];~go_function: GO:0004553 - hydrolase activity, hydrolyzing O-glycosyl compounds [Evidence IEA];~go_function: GO:0016798 - hydrolase activity, acting on glycosyl bonds [Evidence IEA];~go_process: GO:0005975 - carbohydrate metabolic process [Evidence IEA];~go_process: GO:0071555 - cell wall organization [Evidence IEA]) — protein MKSFLKWTALAVAAAIQSCTAQTYTDCNPTEKTCPANDGLASWSFYTDFTTGADSFDGWTVSAGDVTSTSLGAEFTINEQGDAPTIETDFYIFFGYFEVVMRAANGTGIISTAILESDDLDEIDWEQVSTFDNQIQTNYFGKGNTTSYDRATTISVTSPTEEFHTYGISWTAESTQWYVDGNLVRTLNYADAVSGTNYPQTPMRPRIGIWAGGDPNNGEGTIQWAGGETDYTQTPFTMYVQSVRIINYTPAESYTWTDMTGSWESIRASNETDGGAVGSSSSAVVGSSSSSSTGPSSSPSFSSSSISTSIPVIPQPTGSAPGGGGAGGAGGVGTGSATVTPSGIASTSVIPTIPCTDTGADTGAGTGTGTGTGTGTGTGTGTGTGTGTGTGTGTGTGAGTGAGTGAGTGTGTDTAVPTSSPSPTEFFSGSPGTVSSFSGFYAIAFAAFVAGVLQL, from the exons ATGAAGTCGTTTCTGAAATGGACTGCGCTTGCAGTCGCTGCTGCAATCCAGTCGTGCACTGCTCAGACTTATACTGACTGCAATCCGACCGAGA AAACATGTCCTGCAAACGACGGCCTCGCTAGCTGGAGTTTCTACACAGACTTCACCACCGGCGCCGACTCGTTCGATGGCTGGACTGTCAGCGCTGGAGACGTCACCAGCACCTCGCTCGGCGCCGAGTTCACCATCAACGAGCAGGGCGACGCTCCCACCATCGAAACCGACTTCtacatcttcttcggctACTTCGAGGTCGTGATGCGAGCTGCCAACGGCACCGGCATCATCAGCACCGCCATCCTCGAGTccgacgacctcgacgagaTCGACTGG GAACAAGTCAGCACCTTCGACAaccaaatccaaaccaacTACTTCGGCAAAGGCAACACAACCAGCTACGACCGCGCCACAACCATCTCCGTGACCTCTCCCACCGAGGAATTCCACACCTACGGCATCAGCTGGACAGCCGAGAGCACACAGTGGTACGTCGACGGGAACCTCGTGCGAACGCTGAACTACGCCGACGCCGTCTCCGGCACAAACTACCCGCAGACGCCCATGCGTCCGCGTATCGGGATCTGGGCCGGCGGCGACCCGAATAACGGAGAGGGCACGATCCAGTGGGCTGGCGGGGAGACGGATTACACCCAGACGCCGTTTACGATGTATGTCCAGTCTGTGAGGATTATTAACTATACCCCGGCGGAGTCGTATACGTGGACGGATATGACGGGCTCGTGGGAAAGTATTCGGGCGTCGAATGAGACAGACGGAGGTGCAGTGGGTTCTAGCTCGTCTGCTGTCGTGGGATCCAGCTCTAGCTCTAGCACTGGGCCCAGCTCTAGCCCGAGcttcagctccagctccatctcGACCAGTATCCCTGTTATTCCTCAGCCGACGGGGTCTGCGCCAGGTGGCGGTGGCgccggtggtgctggtggtgttggaaCTGGCAGCGCAACTGTGACTCCCAGCGGTATTGCATCGACAAGTGTGATTCCGACAATCCCTTGTACTGATACTGGCGCTGACACTggcgctggcactggcactggcactggcactggcactggcactggaaCTGGCACTGGAACTGGCACTGGAACTGgcactggaactggaactggaactggaactggtgCTGGAACTGGTGCTGGCACTGGCGCtggcacaggcacaggcacagaCACTGCTGTTCCTACCAGTAGCCCAAGTCCGACGGAGTTCTTCAGTGGTTCTCCCGGTACTGTTTCCTCGTTTTCTGGATTCTACGCTATTGCGTTTGCTGCGTTCGTTGCGGGTGTGCTGCAGCTCTAA